AGACACCGGCGATCTCGAACATGACACGGCCGGGCTTAACAACGGCGACCCAATACTCGGGAGAGCCCTTACCGGAACCCATGCGGGTCTCGGCCGGCTTCTCGGTGATGGGCTTATCGGGGAAGATCTTGATCCAGACCTGACCGCCACGCTTGGTGTAACGGGTCATGGCGATACGGGCTGCTTCGATCTGATTGCTGGTGATCCATGCGGGTTCCAGCGCAACGAGGCCAAACTCACCGTAGGTGACCTTGTTGCCTCTGGTGGCCTTGCCGGTGAGGCGGCCACGGTGTACTCTGCGGTACCTAACTCTCTTGGGCAGAAGCATTACTGAGCGCCTCCTTCTTTCTTTTCTGCGGGCTTGCGGAAGCCGCCCTCAGGGCGGGGACCACGGTTATAGCCGCCGTTCTGGCGGTCACGGTTGAAGCCCTGACCATCACGGCGGAAGCCGCCACGGCGATCGCCATCACGGCGGCCACGGCGCTCACGGCGCTCCTGATAAGGCTTGCTGGTATCCAGGGTGCGGGGGGTGGTCCGCAGAGCCTGAGACAGGATCTCGCCCTTGTAGATCCACACCTTCACGCCGATGCGGCCGAAGGTGGTGGCGGCCTCAGCGAAGCCGTAGTCGATGTCGGCACGCAGAGTCTGCAGGGGGATGGTACCCTCGTGATAGTGCTCGGAGCCGGCGATCTCACGACCGCCCAGACGACCGGAGCAGTTGACCTTGATGCCCTTGGCGCCGGCACGCATGGCACGGCCCATGGCATTCTTCATGGCACGGCGGTGGGAGATACGCTTCTCCAGCTGAGCGGCGATGTTCTCGGCCACCAGCTGAGCGTCCATATCGGGGTTGCGAACCTCGACGATGTTCAGCTTCACGGTCTTGCCGATAAGCTTCTCCACGCTCTTGCGGTACTCCTCGATCTGCACGCCGCCCTTGCCGATGACCACGCCGGGGCGGGCCACGTGCAGATAAACGGTGACGACCTCGTTGCTGCGCTCGATCTCGATCTTGGAGACACCGGCAGCGAACAGCAGCTTCTTCAGGTACACACGGATCTTGTGATCCTCGACCAGAAGATCGCCGACCTTCTCATTGCTGGCATACCAACGGGAATCCCAGTCTTTGATGACGCCCACTCTGAAGCCGTGGGGATTAACTTTCTGTCCCATAAAACTGTCTCCCTCCCTTACTCTTTCTCAGCGACGGCCAGCGTCACGTGAGAGGTTCTCTTGTTGATGCGATAGGCACGGCCCTGAGCACGGGGCATCATTCTCTTCAGAATGGGGCCGGGGGTAGCGAACACCTGGGTGACCACCAGCTTCTCGGGGTCCATGCTGAAGTTGTTCTCCGCATTGGCGCAAGCGCTCTTCAGGAGCTTCATCAGGGGCTCGGAGGCAGCCTTGGGGGTCTGCATCAGGATCGCCATGGCAGTCTGAGCATCTTTTCCACGGATCAGATCGCACACGATCTGGATCTTACGGGGAGAGATGCGGACGTATCTCAAATAAGCTTTAGCTTCCATTGTACTGTGCATCCTCCTTACTTAGACTTGGCGTGACCACGGAAGGTCCGGGTGGGAGCGAACTCACCCAGCTTGTGACCCACCATGTCCTCCTGGACATAGACAGGCACATGACGGCGGCCATCGTGAACGGCGATGGTGTGACCTACGAATGCGGGGAAGATGGTGGAGCTGCGGCTCCAGGTCTTCAGCACGTTCTTCTCGCCCTTCTTGTTCATTTCCTCGACCCGCTTCAGCAGCTCAGGGGCAACATACGGGCCTTTTTTGACAGATCTGCTCATATTCTACTTGCCTCCCTTACTTCACATTGCGGCGCTTGACAATAAACTTGTCAGTAGGATTCTTGGTCTTGCGGGTCTTGTAGCCCAGAGCCGGCTTACCCCAGGGGGTAACAGGACCGGGACGGCCCACAGGAGCCTTGCCCTCACCACCGCCGTGGGGGTGGTCGCAGGGGTTCATGACGGAACCACGGACGGTGGGACGCCAACCCATGTGGCGCTTCCGGCCGGCCTTACCGATCTGAACGTTCTCGTGCTCCAGATTGCCCACCTGACCGATGCAGGCGGTGCAGTTGGTGCGGATGATGCGGACCTCGCCGGAGGGCATACGGATCTGGGCGTTCTCGCCCTCCTTTGCCATCAGCTGTGCATAGGCGCCGGCGGAACGAACCAGCTGAGCGCCCTTGCCGGGGTGCATCTCCACATTGTGGATCACGGTACCCACAGGGATGTTGGCGATGGGCAGGCAGTTGCCGGGCTTGATATCTGCAGCGGCGGAGGAGACCACCTTGTCACCGGCGGTCAGACCCACGGGAGCGATGATGTAACGCTTCTCGCCGTCCTCATACTGCACCAGAGCGATGTTGGCGCTGCGGTTGGGATCGTACTCCAGACGCAGGACAGTGGCGGGCATATCCGTCTTGTCACGCTTGAAGTCGATGACACGATACTTGCGCTTCTCGCCGCCGCCGCGATGGCGGACGGTGATGCGGCCATAGCTGTTGCGACCAGCGCTCTTCTTCAGGACCTCGGTCAGGCCGGACTCAGGCTTGGCGTGCTTATCAATGCCGTCGAAGCCGGAGACAGTCATATGCCGGCGGGAAGGGGTGGTCGGCTTAAAAGTTTTGATAGACATTTCTTACACTCCTTCCTTTCTTACACCATACCCTCGAAGAACTCGATGGTCTTGGAGTCCTGGGTCAGCTGGACGTAAGCTTTCTTCCAGCTCTTGCGGCGGCCGGGACGGGCAGCGCCCAGGCGCTTGGCTTTGCCATCATAGTTGATGGTGTTGACCTTGGCCACCTTCACGCCGAAGATCTGCTCCACGGCGTTCTTGATCTCGATCTTACCGGCGGTGGGAGCCACTTCAAAGACGTACTTCTTGGTGCCGGTGGCCTCCATGGAGCGCTCGGTGATGATGGGACGAATAATGATGTCGTAAACGTTAGCCATTACGCAAACACCTCCTCGATTACTGCGAGGGCTTCCTTATCGAGGACCAGATACTTGGCCTTGAGAATGTCGTAGACGTTCATCAGGTTGGCCATGGTGGTCTCGACGCCGGGGATATTGCGGGCGCTCTTGACGACGATCTCGTCCTTGGCGGGAGTGACCACCAGGGACTTGCCGTCGGCCTTGACGGCGTTCAGGAACGCACGGAAGTCCTTGGTCTTGATGCTGTCGAGCTTGATGGAATCGACAACGATGATCTCGCCTGCGGCCGCCTTGGCGGACAGAGCGGACTTCATAGCCAGTCTCTTGACCTTCTTATTCAGAACGTAAGAGTAGCTGCGGGGCTTGGGAGCAAACACGATGCCGCCGTGGGTCCACTGGGGAGCACGGGTGCTGCCCTGACGGGCGTGGCCGGTACCCTTCTGACGCCAGGGCTTCTTGCCGCCGCCGGAGACCTCGGCACGGGTCAGAGCGCTCTGCGTGCCCTGACGGCAATTCGCCAGGTGGTTCTTGACCACTTCATGCACAACAGCCTGATTGGGCTCGATGCCAAAAATGCCGTCGCACAGCTCCACGGTACCGACGGTCTCGCCGGCCATGTTCAAAACGTTGATGGTAGACATTACAAGCACTCCTTTCCTTACTTATTACGGGCGGAAGCCTTCTGGGGATTACGACCGGAAGCCTTCTGCGGGTTGTTGCTGATGCCGCTGTCAGCGTGCTTGACACGATGGGTCTTAACGGTGCTCTTGATGAGGACCAGACCGCCCTTAGGACCGGGAACGGCGCCCCGGACGGCGATGAGGTTCAGATCTGCGTCCACCTTGACGATGTCCAGATTCTGGATGGTGACCTGGTCAACACCCATCTGACCTGCGCCGATCTTGCCCTTGAAGATACGGGAGGGATCGGTGGTGGAGCCCATGGAACCAGCGTGACGATGGACAGGGCCGCCGCCGTGGCTGGTGGGAGTGCGCTGTGCGCCCCAGCGCTTGATGACGCCCTGATAGCCGTGGCCCTTGCTGGTGCCGGTCACGTCCACAAAGTCGCCCTCTTTGAAGGTGTCAGCCTTGACGATGTCGCCGACGTTCAGTTCGGCGGCGTTATCCAGGTTGAACTCACGCAGGTACTTCTTGGGGGCCACGCCAGCCTTGTTCAGGTGGCCCATTTCGGGCTTAGACAGCTTCCGCTCAGGAATGTCCTCATAGCCCAGCTGAACAGCCTCATAGCCTTCCTTATCGGAAGTTTTCTTCTGGACGACGGTGCAGGGACCCGCCTCGATGACGGTGACGGGGATGACCTTGCCGTTTTCGTCGAAGATCTGAGACATGCCAACCTTCTTGCCGATGATTGCTTTCATGTATGATCCTCCTTAAAGGTTATTGGTCGGCATAGTTCAATCTGCATTGGGTACAGATCGCTTGCTCTGCCGACGTAACCCCCGCCGGCCTCACGCAAGTCAGCCGACGGTCGGGTAGCAAGCAAATTCATTTGTTCCGGTGCCCATTGCACCGGGTGCCGTGGTTTTCCACAGCGTGTACCTATATATAAAGGTACTTACAGCTTGATCTCGATCTCCACACCGGCGGGCAGATCCAGAGCCATCAGAGCCTCCACGGTCTTGGGGGTGGAGTTGGTGATGTCGATCAGGCGCTTGTGGGTGCGGCGCTCAAACTGCTCACGGCTATCCTTATACTTGTGGGTAGCGCGCAGGATGGTGACGATCTCTTTCTTGGTGGGCAGAGGGATGGGGCCGGAGACAGCAGCGCCGGTGCGCTTGGCGGTCTCGACGATCTTCTCTGCGCTCTGGTCGATGACCTGATGGTCATAGGCCTTCAGACGAATGCGGATCATTTCTTTTGCCATTTGGTTCGTTCCTCCATTATTTCGTACGGTTTTTGATTGCGTGACCAACTGCCGTACGGTGAGAGTTCTTATACGCCGTTCCGTGCGTATCATTCCGGCTCATAAGAAACACCGGCGCAAAATCCGGCCGGTGTCCTTCTGGCGCAGCGATCTACGCTGACGTGCAGAAACTTCTCAGCCGCCCGATGATCGGACATACTCCCCGGAAGTTACCTCCTCTCGGAGCAATCTCCCGGTTCATCGCATTTGTACACGCCTCCGGGTGTGCAGCACCCTCAGCGCACGTACCTTGCTATATTAAAGGAAAAATCCCCTTTTGTCAAGGGGATTTTCCGCTTTTTTCATGAAATTTTTCAATATTTTTTGTGGAGCCCGCCAAACCTCGCCCCCGTCCATAAAACCGGGGCAAGACAAGGCATTTCCCGGCATCAATACGCCACGCCCCAGTAGATATCGGTGGTGCATTCCTTGCCGCACACCGGGCATTTGCCCACGGTGCCGGACTGCTTCAGGGGCATACAGCGGCTGGACACGCCGGCCTTCTCCTTCATGGCCAGCTCGCACTCCAGGCTGCCGCACCACTTGGTGCGGGCAAAGCCGCCCTTGCCCTGGGCCATCTCCTTCACTTCCTCCCATGTGGTGAAGTCGAAGGTGTTGTCCTCCAGATTCTTCTCCGCCATGGCGTAGAGGTTGTCATGTACCTCCTTCAGCAGGGCCTGCACGGTAGCCTCCAGCTCCGTCAGCGGCACGAACACCTTTTCGCCGGTGTCACGCCGGGCGATGCAGCACTGCTGCTTCTCCATGTCCTTGGGGCCGATCTCCACCCGCAGCGGCACGCCCTTCATCTCATACTGGGCGTACTTCCAGCCGGGGGACTGCTCGCTGTCATCCATCTTCACCCGCAGCTCCAGCGCCGTCAGACGGTCCCGCAGAGCCGCCGCAGCGTCCAGCACGCCGGGCTTGTGCTGGGCCACCGGCACCACCACCACCTGAATGGGGGCAATGGCCGGCGGCAGCACCAGACCGTTGTTGTCGGAGTGGGTCATGATGCAGGCGCCGATGAGGCGGGTGGTGCTGCCCCAACTGGTCTGGAAGGGATACTGCAGCTTGTTGTCCCGGCCGGTGAAGGTCACGTCGTAGGCACGGGAGAACTTGTCCCCGAAATAGTGGCTGGTGCCGGACTGCAGGGCCTTGTGGTCCTTCATCATGGCCTCGATGGTGTAGGTGGCCTCAGCCCCGGCAAACTTCTCCTTGTCGGTCTTGCGACCCTTCACCACCGGCATGGCCAGCGCATCCCGGCAGAAGTCGGCGTAGCAGTTCAGCTGCTGCTCCGTCTCGGCAATGGCCTCCTCCGCCGTCTCATGGATGGTGTGGCCCTCCTGCCACCAGAACTCCCTGGAGCGCAGGAAGGGCCGGGTGGTCTTTTCCCAGCGGATGACGGAGCACCACTGGTTGTAGAGCATGGGCAGCTCCCGGTAGCTCTGCAATACATTGTGCCAGTGGTCGCAGAACATGGTCTCTGAGGTGGGTCGGAAGGCCAGCCGTTCCTCCAGCTTCTCACTGCCGCCCATGGTGACCCACGCCACCTCCGGGGCGAAGCCCTCCACCAGCTCGCCCTCCTTCTTCAGCAGGCTCTCCGGGATCAGCACCGGCATCGCCACGTTGACGTGTCCGGTCTTTTTGAACATCCCGTCCATGATGCGCTGGATGTTCTCCCAGATGGCGTAGCCGTAGGGCCGCAGGATCATGAAGCCCTTCACGGAGGCGTAGTCCACCAGCTCCGCCTTCAGGCAGATGTCGGTGTACCACTTGGCGAAGTCCACCTCCATGGGGGTGATGGCTTCCACGTTTCTCTGATCTTTTGCCATAATTCTCTCAATCCTTTATATTGTTATCGTTTTTCACGGATCGCTCCTGAACTTTTATTGTATCTGCCGGACGCCCGCTTGTCAAGGCCTGCCTCTCCACCCCGCCGGTAAAAGCGCATCTCCGCCTTCATCTCCCGGCAGCCGGATCGCCCTATGCCCTTTCTTCCAAGTGAGTATCCCTCAATTCAAGGATCGTATCATACAGCGGCAGGATCTCCGGGCTCACCTTGTGTTCGATGCTGATGACGGTCAAGCCGTCCGTCCGGAGCAGCTGGGACAAAATTTTCTGGCTGCTGCCCTTGTCCATATTGGCAGTGGCTTCGTCCAGGAAGATGACACGCTTATTCTCGGCCAGCACCCGGGCCAGCGCCAGCTTTTGCCGCTCCCCACCGGATAGATTGCCCTTCGTGTTCTGGAATACCTGGTCCAGATCATGGGACGCAAGAAAGGCGTCCATTCCCAGAGAATGCATCGCCGATACGGCCCGTTCCCGCAATGCAGGGCGATAAAGCGTGACATTCTGGAGAAACGTATCGTCAAAGATAAACGCGTCCTGAAGCACGACGCCGATCTGGTCATAAAGAGCGGGCCACAGCCGGCGGATATCCGTTCCGTTCACCGAGATACACCCCTCATACTCTGTTTCCAGCCCGGTCAGCAGCTTGAACAGCGTGCTCTTGCCGCTTCCGTTTTCGCCTAAAATCAGGTATTTCTTCCCCGCCTCGAACCGATAATTCGCATGGGAAAGAATGACCTTTTCCTCATGTCGGAAGGACACATTGTCAAGTTCCATGTACTCGATCGTGGGAGCTGCTGTCAACGCCGCAGCGCTGTCAGGAACAGACAGCAGCTGCCGGATCTTCTGGCGAATACCGGTGACGCTCCGCATTTCCGATATCTGATAGGAAATGCTGTTGGTGGGGATCACCAGCATTTCCGATAATTGCAGCGCACCCACCAAAGCGCCCACGGACAGCCGTCCCTTGGAGATCTCGTAAATGCTGAATCCCACCATCACGACCTCGCCGATATAGGACAGCAGGCCGATGATCATATTCACCCGGATTTTTGTTTTCGCCTTGGCAAACTCTGCGTGGGCGGCTTTCTCGTTATCCTGTTCCAGCGTTTGCAGGTATTCCCTCTCTATGTGGTTTACCTTGATGATGGGGTACCCGTGGATCAGATTGCCGATCATGACATTGAGCTTTTCCAGGGCCATCGTATAGAAATTGGTCCGTTTTTCCAGCGCCTTCCCCTGCACGGCGGAGGCCACAATGGGACACACGGTGGAAACGATGATAATGATGGCCAGATAGCCGTTGATGTACAGCAATGCGATCACACAGGTGATCAGCACCAGGATGCTGTAGGCCAATTCCAAGCGGGTGACATAATAGCTGTCCACCAGCATCTCGATCTCATTGTTCAGTGTGGTGACATAGTTCTGCCCCTGCTCCTCCCGGAACTTCCGGGGCGGCATATAGACAATATGCGCCATGACCTTCCGCTTGAGGCTGAACAGTCTGCTGTTCCGATATTTCCCCGTGCTGAGCTGCCGGGCCGTCTCAAACAGCAGGATGCCCAGGATGCTGGCCACATAGCACAGAAACATGGTAAGTGCGCCGCCTGCCCCCACATCCACCGCATCAATGGCATTTTGGAGATAGATCGGCTTCAATGAGGTGCAAACGGCCAAAAGTACCGATGAGATCACGACAATAAAAACCATGGTTTCGCCTCCTATTCTGATGAGTTACGGTTCTGGCTCCGGCAGCAAGCCTCGCCTCCCCGCCCTGTCAAAAAATCCGGGCATCTATTATATATATGGTGTATCCCCGCCCTGTCGCCGGCTGCCGTATGGCTCATCCGCTGTACTTCTCCAGCACCCACCGCCGCACGTGCTCCACAAAACGGTAGGTGGAGCGGGAGATGGCCCGCTTGTCCTTGACGCAGATGCCGATGTTCCGGTAAAAGGGCTTGGCGAAGGAGCAGGCCACCACCGGGTATTCGTTCCGGTCCAGCATCAGCTCCTCCATGATGCTGATGCCCAGCCCGCAGGACACCATGGCCAAAATCACCTGATCCTGCTGCACCCGGTACTGCACATTGGGCTGCACTCCCAGCGTGTCCAGCACCTCCTGAATTTCGTAGTCGTCTCCCTCCTCCAGCAGAATGAAGGGATACTGGGTCAGTGCCTCCGGCGGAAACGGCTCCCGCCCCGCCAGCGGATGATCCCACGGCACAATGGCCTTCCACTGGTCCCGCTGCAATAGCCAGCAGTCCAGATTCGCCTCCGTGGGCAGCACCAGAAAGCCGCAGTCCGCCGTGCCGTCCTGGATCCACCGGGCGATCTCCGTGTTGTAGTTGGAGGGCAGCAGCTCAAATTCAATGTTGGGATACTGCTTCCGAAAGCTTTTCAGGATGTAGGGCATCCACTGCACCGACACGCTGGTGAACACCGCCACCCGCACCACGCCGGTCTCCAGTCCCTGCAGATCCTTGGCCCGTTCCTCGATGCTCCGTTGCTGGCGGCAGATCTCCTGAATATAAGGCATCAGCGCCCAACCGTCCGCCGTCAGGGTCACGCCCCCCCGGCTGCGGCTCAGCAGCGTTACCCCCAGTTCCTCCTCCAGCCCACTGATGGCGTGACTGACGCCGGATTGGGTGAAGCTCAGCTGCTGGGCGGCCGCCGTAAAGCTGCCGCACTCCACGGTTTTCAGAAATACCTGATATTTGGTCAAGTCCATTTCCTCGCCTCCTTGCTCCCCAGCATACCACATCCCGCCCCCCGTATGCAAACTTTTCTTCATAAGAATGATAAAATTCATTCGCTTTACTTATTTTCCAGATCATGATATTCTATAGTTACCTTAAGAAAGCAGGTTGGCCAACCGTTTCCAAGGAACCTCGGCTCTAAAACTTTTTGAAGGAGGATCTGGTTATGCTTTTGGACTGGATGTTGGCTGGATTATTCGTTCTTGAAATCGTTGTGGCGCTGGCTGTGCGTGCAGCGATCCGCTGATCCCACTGACAACGCAGTTACCGGGCCCGCTCTGCCTGCGATGTATCATTCTGTCTCCCCTGCTGATTTACCCCCCACGGCTGAACCTTTATCACCTCTGCCGCCTGCCCATGAAGGGCAGGCGGTATTTTCCCTCATCTATGAAATTCTCTCATGCTTTTTATGAGAATCATTCGTTTTACGTCCGCCGTCTCCTGTGGTATACTAAGACCATCTCAGAGGGCTTTCGGTACATATCTCTGCGTGTACCGTAAAGAGGACGATCATACAACACCGGATCGGAAGTCCTCCGGTTGGATGATCCTGTCTGCCATGTGGTTGCGGCGGACCATGTTCCCCAGCCGTTGAGTGGGTCGAGGACGGCAGATTCTTTCTTTTCCTTCTTCATGCCGTCCGGGTCAAAAAGTGCGTCGCTGCGAATGGTCACGCAGCGACGCACTTTTTGTATGCACTCTTTTGTATATTCTCCTGTCTATCTGCCGGTGATATACATTTTTACCGCATATCATCCTCTTATATTCACCCTTTGCCTGTATACCGCTCCCTCACCACATCCAGTTATTTTTTCCACATATTTCCTGCCCCAGCACCGCTGCTTCCATCGTTTCTTCCTGCGCAGGTCCGCCGATCCCCCCGGCTCTCCCCCCTCCATACTCCCAACGGCCCCGCTCTTCTTTCGCCAGCTATGTTCCGTCCCTCGCCCCGCTATACTTACAGTTGCCCTCGTCCCGCTATACTTACAGCTGCCCTCGTCCCGCTATACTTGCAGTTGCCCTCGTCCCGCTATACTTGCAGTTGCCCCCTCCCCGTCCCCTCTCAGGTAGGTATGCAGTTTCCGAAAACCTCCCTTTTGAGCGCTCTTTTCGCCTTTTGTATTGTTTCGCCAACGGTCTGCCTCTGCCCGTGGATTCAGATTGTATACAATGTTTAATGTATGAAAAACTCTCATGTTTCAGATGAAAATGATGCGTTTTACAAATTGCATTTCCTGTGGTAAAGTATAGACAGTAAGAGAAAGGAGTTGTTTGAA
The genomic region above belongs to Vescimonas coprocola and contains:
- the rplC gene encoding 50S ribosomal protein L3 — protein: MKAIIGKKVGMSQIFDENGKVIPVTVIEAGPCTVVQKKTSDKEGYEAVQLGYEDIPERKLSKPEMGHLNKAGVAPKKYLREFNLDNAAELNVGDIVKADTFKEGDFVDVTGTSKGHGYQGVIKRWGAQRTPTSHGGGPVHRHAGSMGSTTDPSRIFKGKIGAGQMGVDQVTIQNLDIVKVDADLNLIAVRGAVPGPKGGLVLIKSTVKTHRVKHADSGISNNPQKASGRNPQKASARNK
- a CDS encoding LysR family transcriptional regulator, coding for MDLTKYQVFLKTVECGSFTAAAQQLSFTQSGVSHAISGLEEELGVTLLSRSRGGVTLTADGWALMPYIQEICRQQRSIEERAKDLQGLETGVVRVAVFTSVSVQWMPYILKSFRKQYPNIEFELLPSNYNTEIARWIQDGTADCGFLVLPTEANLDCWLLQRDQWKAIVPWDHPLAGREPFPPEALTQYPFILLEEGDDYEIQEVLDTLGVQPNVQYRVQQDQVILAMVSCGLGISIMEELMLDRNEYPVVACSFAKPFYRNIGICVKDKRAISRSTYRFVEHVRRWVLEKYSG
- the rpsJ gene encoding 30S ribosomal protein S10, producing MAKEMIRIRLKAYDHQVIDQSAEKIVETAKRTGAAVSGPIPLPTKKEIVTILRATHKYKDSREQFERRTHKRLIDITNSTPKTVEALMALDLPAGVEIEIKL
- a CDS encoding ATP-binding cassette domain-containing protein gives rise to the protein MVFIVVISSVLLAVCTSLKPIYLQNAIDAVDVGAGGALTMFLCYVASILGILLFETARQLSTGKYRNSRLFSLKRKVMAHIVYMPPRKFREEQGQNYVTTLNNEIEMLVDSYYVTRLELAYSILVLITCVIALLYINGYLAIIIIVSTVCPIVASAVQGKALEKRTNFYTMALEKLNVMIGNLIHGYPIIKVNHIEREYLQTLEQDNEKAAHAEFAKAKTKIRVNMIIGLLSYIGEVVMVGFSIYEISKGRLSVGALVGALQLSEMLVIPTNSISYQISEMRSVTGIRQKIRQLLSVPDSAAALTAAPTIEYMELDNVSFRHEEKVILSHANYRFEAGKKYLILGENGSGKSTLFKLLTGLETEYEGCISVNGTDIRRLWPALYDQIGVVLQDAFIFDDTFLQNVTLYRPALRERAVSAMHSLGMDAFLASHDLDQVFQNTKGNLSGGERQKLALARVLAENKRVIFLDEATANMDKGSSQKILSQLLRTDGLTVISIEHKVSPEILPLYDTILELRDTHLEERA
- the rpsS gene encoding 30S ribosomal protein S19, with amino-acid sequence MSRSVKKGPYVAPELLKRVEEMNKKGEKNVLKTWSRSSTIFPAFVGHTIAVHDGRRHVPVYVQEDMVGHKLGEFAPTRTFRGHAKSK
- the rplD gene encoding 50S ribosomal protein L4, with protein sequence MSTINVLNMAGETVGTVELCDGIFGIEPNQAVVHEVVKNHLANCRQGTQSALTRAEVSGGGKKPWRQKGTGHARQGSTRAPQWTHGGIVFAPKPRSYSYVLNKKVKRLAMKSALSAKAAAGEIIVVDSIKLDSIKTKDFRAFLNAVKADGKSLVVTPAKDEIVVKSARNIPGVETTMANLMNVYDILKAKYLVLDKEALAVIEEVFA
- the rplW gene encoding 50S ribosomal protein L23, with amino-acid sequence MANVYDIIIRPIITERSMEATGTKKYVFEVAPTAGKIEIKNAVEQIFGVKVAKVNTINYDGKAKRLGAARPGRRKSWKKAYVQLTQDSKTIEFFEGMV
- the proS gene encoding proline--tRNA ligase; the protein is MAKDQRNVEAITPMEVDFAKWYTDICLKAELVDYASVKGFMILRPYGYAIWENIQRIMDGMFKKTGHVNVAMPVLIPESLLKKEGELVEGFAPEVAWVTMGGSEKLEERLAFRPTSETMFCDHWHNVLQSYRELPMLYNQWCSVIRWEKTTRPFLRSREFWWQEGHTIHETAEEAIAETEQQLNCYADFCRDALAMPVVKGRKTDKEKFAGAEATYTIEAMMKDHKALQSGTSHYFGDKFSRAYDVTFTGRDNKLQYPFQTSWGSTTRLIGACIMTHSDNNGLVLPPAIAPIQVVVVPVAQHKPGVLDAAAALRDRLTALELRVKMDDSEQSPGWKYAQYEMKGVPLRVEIGPKDMEKQQCCIARRDTGEKVFVPLTELEATVQALLKEVHDNLYAMAEKNLEDNTFDFTTWEEVKEMAQGKGGFARTKWCGSLECELAMKEKAGVSSRCMPLKQSGTVGKCPVCGKECTTDIYWGVAY
- the rpsC gene encoding 30S ribosomal protein S3, whose product is MGQKVNPHGFRVGVIKDWDSRWYASNEKVGDLLVEDHKIRVYLKKLLFAAGVSKIEIERSNEVVTVYLHVARPGVVIGKGGVQIEEYRKSVEKLIGKTVKLNIVEVRNPDMDAQLVAENIAAQLEKRISHRRAMKNAMGRAMRAGAKGIKVNCSGRLGGREIAGSEHYHEGTIPLQTLRADIDYGFAEAATTFGRIGVKVWIYKGEILSQALRTTPRTLDTSKPYQERRERRGRRDGDRRGGFRRDGQGFNRDRQNGGYNRGPRPEGGFRKPAEKKEGGAQ
- the rplP gene encoding 50S ribosomal protein L16, whose amino-acid sequence is MLLPKRVRYRRVHRGRLTGKATRGNKVTYGEFGLVALEPAWITSNQIEAARIAMTRYTKRGGQVWIKIFPDKPITEKPAETRMGSGKGSPEYWVAVVKPGRVMFEIAGVSEEVAREALRLASHKLPIKTKIVKREDLEAQEVGE
- the rplV gene encoding 50S ribosomal protein L22 gives rise to the protein MEAKAYLRYVRISPRKIQIVCDLIRGKDAQTAMAILMQTPKAASEPLMKLLKSACANAENNFSMDPEKLVVTQVFATPGPILKRMMPRAQGRAYRINKRTSHVTLAVAEKE
- the rplB gene encoding 50S ribosomal protein L2, producing MSIKTFKPTTPSRRHMTVSGFDGIDKHAKPESGLTEVLKKSAGRNSYGRITVRHRGGGEKRKYRVIDFKRDKTDMPATVLRLEYDPNRSANIALVQYEDGEKRYIIAPVGLTAGDKVVSSAAADIKPGNCLPIANIPVGTVIHNVEMHPGKGAQLVRSAGAYAQLMAKEGENAQIRMPSGEVRIIRTNCTACIGQVGNLEHENVQIGKAGRKRHMGWRPTVRGSVMNPCDHPHGGGEGKAPVGRPGPVTPWGKPALGYKTRKTKNPTDKFIVKRRNVK